One window from the genome of Elephas maximus indicus isolate mEleMax1 chromosome 8, mEleMax1 primary haplotype, whole genome shotgun sequence encodes:
- the LOC126081709 gene encoding olfactory receptor 2A12 encodes MGSNKTWLTEVTLLGFQVDPALEVFLFGLFLLFYGLTLVGNGTILGLVWLDPRLHSPMYFFLTHLAIVDMSYASSTVPKMLANIVMQKKTITFGPCILQTFLYLAFAVTECMVLVVMSYDRYVAICHPLLYTMIMSWRVCTGLAAACWVFSFLLALVHITLILRLPFCGPQTINHFFCQIMSVFKLACADTRLNQVVLFAGSVCVLVGPLCLVLVSYTRILFAILRIQSGEGRRKAFSTCSSHLCVVGLFFGSAITMYMAPKSSHSQEQRKILSLFYSLFNPMLNPLIYSLRNTEVKGALWRALWKQRSL; translated from the coding sequence ATGGGGAGCAATAAGACATGGCTCACAGAAGTCACACTGCTGGGGTTCCAGGTTGATCCAGCACTGGAGGTTTTCCTCTTCGGGTTATTCTTGCTATTTTACGGCCTCACCCTGGTGGGAAATGGCACCATCCTGGGGCTCGTCTGGCTGGACCCCCGACTGCACagccccatgtacttttttctcacaCACCTGGCCATTGTTGACATGTCCTATGCCTCAAGCACTGTCCCTAAGATGCTAGCAAACATCGTGATGCAAAAGAAAACTATCACTTTTGGTCCCTGCATACTTCAGACGTTTTTGTATCTGGCTTTTGCTGTCACAGAGTGTATGGTTTTGGTGGTGATGTCCTATGACAGGTACGTGGCCATCTGCCACCCCTTGCTGTACACCATGATCATGAGCTGGAGAGTGTGCACTGGTCTTGCCGCTGCTTGCTGGGTATTTAGCTTCCTCTTGGCTCTGGTCCATATTACTCTCATTCTGAGGCTGCCCTTTTGTGGTCCACAAACAATCAACCACTTTTTCTGTCAAATCATGTCAGTATTCAAGCTGGCCTGTGCAGACACTAGACTCAACCAAGTGGTCCTCTTTGCTGGCTCTGTGTGTGTTTTAGTAGGACCCCTTTGTCTGGTGCTTGTCTCCTACACTCGCATCCTCTTTGCCATCCTGAGGATCCAGTCCGGGGAGGGACGAAGAAAGGCCTTCTCTACCTGCTCCTCCCACCTCTGTGTGGTTGGGCTCTTCTTTGGCAGTGCCATCACCATGTACATGGCCCCCAAATCCAGCCATTCTCAAGAACAGAGGAAGATTCTATCATTGTTCTACAGCCTTTTCAACCCTATGCTGAACCCCCTGatctacagtttgaggaacaCAGAGGTGAAGGGCGCCCTGTGGAGAGCACTGTGGAAACAGAGATCCCTGTGA